From one Callithrix jacchus isolate 240 chromosome 2, calJac240_pri, whole genome shotgun sequence genomic stretch:
- the PCDHB11 gene encoding protocadherin beta-11 gives MENGGACTPQIRQVLLLFVLLGMSQAVSETGSFSVAEEMQSGSFVGNLAKDLGLKVRELSSRGAQVVSKDKKQHLQLDINNGDLLLSETLDREELCGSTEPCVLYFQVLMKNPTQFLQIELQVRDINDHSPVFLEKEMLLEIPENSPVGAVFLLESAKDLDVGINAVESYTISSNSHFHIKMRVNPDNRKYPELVLDKALDYEEQPELSFILTALDGGSPPRSGTALVKVMVVDVNDNSPEFQQAFYEVEILENSILGSLVVTVSAWDLDSGTNGELSYTFSHASEDIHKTFEIHQKSGEITLRAPLDFESIESYSMIIQATDGGGLFGKSTVRIQVMDVNDNAPEITVSSITSPIPENTPETVVMVFSIQDIDSGENGRIVCSIPEDLPFVLKSSVENYYTLETERPLDRESRAEYNISITATDLGTPRLKTEYKITVRVSDVNDNAPAFTQTSYTLFVRENNSPALHIGSVSATDRDSGTNAQVTYSLLPPQDPQLPLASLVSINADNGHLFALRSLDYEALQAFEFRVGATDRGSPALSSEALVRVLVLDANDNSPFVLYPLQNGSAPCTELVPRVAEPGYLVTKVVAVDGDSGQNAWLSFQLLKATEPGLFGVWAHNGEVRTARLLSERDAAKHRLLVLVKDNGEPPRSATATLHVLLVDGFSQPYLPFPKAAPAQAQADSLTVYLVVALASVSSLFLFSVLLFVAVRLCRRRRAASVGRCSVPEGPFPGHLMDVSGTGTLSQSYRYEVCLAGGSGTSDFRFLKPVIPNIQAKGPGKNSEENPTFRNSFEFNF, from the coding sequence ATGGAGAACGGAGGAGCATGTACTCCGCAGATAAGGCAAGTCCTGCTTCTCTTTGTTTTGCTGGGAATGTCTCAGGCAGTTTCTGAAACTGGGAGCTTTTCTGTGGCAGAGGAAATGCAGAGCGGTAGTTTTGTAGGCAATCTAGCAAAGGACCTGGGGCTGAAGGTGAGAGAACTGTCCTCACGGGGAGCTCAGGTGGTTTCTAAGGATAAGAAACAGCATTTGCAGCTGGACATAAACAATGGGGATTTGCTCTTGAGTGAAACGCTTGACCGGGAGGAGCTCTGCGGTTCCACCGAGCCTTGTGTGCTGTATTTCCAGGTGTTAATGAAAAACCCCACTCAGTTTTTACAAATTGAGCTCCAGGTCAGGGATATAAATGATCACTCTCCTGTCTTCTTGGAAAAAGAAATGCTCCTAGAAATCCCAGAGAACAGTCCTGTTGGTGCTGTGTTCTTGCTTGAAAGTGCAAAGGATTTAGATGTAGGAATCAATGCTGTAGAAAGCTACACGATAAGCTCCAACTCTCATTTTCACATTAAAATGAGAGTCAATCCAGACAATAGGAAATACCCCGAGTTAGTCCTGGACAAGGCGCTGGATTATGAAGAGCAACCGGAGCTCAGTTTCATCCTCACTGCTCTGGATGGCGGGTCCCCTCCCAGGTCTGGAACTGCCTTGGTCAAGGTGATGGTTGTGGACGTTAATGACAACTCCCCTGAGTTTCAGCAGGCTTTTTATGAGGTGGAGATTCTAGAGAACAGCATCCTTGGCTCCCTGGTTGTGACCGTCTCAGCCTGGGATTTAGACTCTGGAACAAATGGTGAACTATCCTATACCTTTTCCCACGCCTCAGAAGATATTCACAAGACATTTGAAATTCATCAAAAGTCTGGAGAAATTACTTTAAGAGCACCTTTGGATTTTGAATCAATTGAGTCATACTCAATGATCATTCAAGCCACAGATGGGGGAGGACTTTTTGGAAAATCTACAGTTAGAATTCAGGTGATGGATGTAAATGACAATGCTCCTGAAATCACTGTGTCATCAATTACCAGTCCAATCCCAGAAAATACGCCGGAAACCGTGGTTATGGTTTTTAGTATCCAAGATATAGACTCTGGAGAAAACGGAAGAATTGTTTGTTCCATCCCGGAAGACCTTCCATTCGTGCTAAAATCTTCAGTTGAGAATTATTACACGTTGGAAACAGAAAGACCGCTGGACAGAGAGAGCAGAGCCGAGTACAACATCTCCATCACCGCCACTGACTTGGGGACACCCAGGTTGAAAACCGAGTACAAAATAACCGTGCGGGTCTCTGACGTCAATGACAACGCCCCCGCGTTCACACAAACCTCCTACACCCTCTTCGTCCGCGAGAACAACAGCCCCGCCCTGCACATCGGCAGCGTCAGCGCCACAGACAGAGACTCAGGCACCAACGCACAGGTCACCTACTCGCTGCTGCCACCCCAGGACCCGCAGCTGCCCCTCGCCTCCCTGGTCTCCATCAACGCGGACAACGGACACCTGTTCGCCCTCCGGTCGCTGGACTACGAGGCCCTGCAGGCGTTCGAGTTCCGCGTGGGCGCCACAGACCGCGGCTCCCCGGCGCTGAGCAGCGAGGCGCTGGTGCGCGTGCTGGTGCTGGACGCCAACGACAACTCGCCCTTCGTGCTGTACCCGCTGCAGAACGGCTCCGCGCCCTGCACCGAGCTGGTGCCCCGGGTGGCCGAGCCGGGCTACCTGGTGACCAAGGTGGTGGCGGTGGACGGCGACTCGGGCCAGAACGCCTGGCTGTCGTTCCAGCTGCTCAAGGCCACGGAGCCCGGGCTGTTCGGCGTGTGGGCGCACAATGGCGAGGTGCGCACCGCCAGGCTGCTGAGCGAGCGCGACGCGGCCAAGCACAGGCTGCTGGTGCTGGTCAAGGACAATGGCGAGCCTCCGCGCTCGGCCACCGCCACGCTGCACGTGCTCCTGGTGGACGGCTTCTCCCAGCCCTACCTGCCGTTCCCGAAGGCGGCCCCGGCCCAGGCCCAGGCGGACTCGCTCACCGTCTACCTGGTGGTGGCGTTGGCCTCTGTGTCGTCGCTCTTCCTGTTCTCGGTGCTCCTGTTCGTGGCGGTGCGGCTGTGCAGGAGGAGAAGGGCGGCCTCTGTGGGTCGCTGCTCGGTGCCCGAGGGTCCCTTTCCAGGGCATCTGATGGACGTGAGCGGCACCGGGACCCTGTCCCAGAGCTACCGCTATGAGGTGTGTCTGGCAGGAGGTTCTGGGACCAGTGATTTCAGGTTCCTAAAACCAGTTATCCCTAATATCCAGGCAAAGGGTCCGGGGAAGAATAGTGAAGAAAACCCCACCTTTCGAAATagctttgaatttaatttttag